Proteins from one Drosophila gunungcola strain Sukarami chromosome 2R unlocalized genomic scaffold, Dgunungcola_SK_2 000012F, whole genome shotgun sequence genomic window:
- the LOC128255774 gene encoding glomulin gives MQEQDMEVDMADAVEASNLLQLVKQLLLEKAYDGVRMLFQSAQESERNTRLLPHIAMQLYHDVCSENLCDEVNAQEPELFDCSDELLKLLAKFAPLQELMLELMERLEESSSLNVFGGYLRALQVVLQRQGRDKPQAVEWSLQSILTKLRELPLPNYLSEGYDEAQARLIEQNEQVEDLLAHYITVGLFRQPLCSEILQQDVRSPSQIFRDCGLNRRNVFTCFFTQLLGRPLALLEMSHVKEDLTRTYVQQVTEGLSQDISHCLGDPFYLLNLVEQRARWQRKLDAAKGVYEMSCRNVFLIEEKLPLHAVAMYYHSLFVGNQLPATAPRIYAPLFLFESIVYLAEVLLKQQEPPLQYCGLRLVEHLLSTLVDPVPSSSLHLDVHKRFCEALCKIVGYSPQVALRQLGLHVLRQYVLVFDDHGKYLILKNLLETLQHDGLMGYLGGMYKDLVDKALDESGPLPEVYSGKMFREMLLLCVCVLPHDVKSDLLLHADRLCHALNILRYFAVRDKKDVTGFWQSLPDIVKRLLDPLGKALNFSMAHYKAYKERVEKGQSASDDELMQRQLNMLAVNITNSGMAGGDGDSRLPDIGRQEKLDVLASSITSLETLQSLYLIASEKLEQSASLRRNATPTES, from the coding sequence ATGCAGGAGCAGGATATGGAGGTGGATATGGCGGATGCCGTGGAAGCGTCCAATTTACTGCAGCTCGTcaagcagctgctgctggaaaAAGCCTACGACGGCGTGCGGATGTTGTTCCAAAGTGCCCAGGAGTCGGAAAGGAACACCCGGCTGCTGCCCCACATAGCCATGCAACTTTACCACGACGTGTGCTCCGAAAATCTGTGCGACGAGGTCAACGCCCAGGAGCCGGAACTGTTCGACTGCTCGGATGAGCTGCTCAAGCTGCTGGCCAAGTTTGCGCCGCTGCAGGAGCTCATGCTGGAGCTGATGGAACGCCTGGAGGAGAGCAGCAGCCTCAATGTGTTCGGCGGCTATCTGAGGGCCCTCCAAGTGGTGCTCCAGCGACAGGGACGCGACAAACCGCAGGCCGTGGAGTGGAGTCTCCAGAGCATATTGACCAAACTGAGGGAGCTGCCCCTTCCTAATTACCTCTCCGAGGGCTATGACGAGGCCCAAGCGCGACTCATAGAGCAAAACGAGCAGGTGGAGGATCTGCTGGCACACTACATCACCGTGGGCCTTTTTCGCCAACCGCTCTGCAGCGAAATACTTCAGCAGGATGTGCGATCTCCCAGCCAAATCTTCAGGGACTGCGGTCTGAACCGGCGCAACGTCTTCACTTGCTTTTTCACCCAGCTCCTGGGTCGTCCGCTGGCTCTGCTCGAAATGAGCCATGTCAAGGAGGACCTCACTCGCACCTATGTGCAGCAGGTGACAGAGGGCCTGAGCCAGGATATTAGCCACTGCCTGGGTGATCCTTTCTATCTACTCAACCTGGTGGAGCAGCGCGCCAGGTGGCAGCGCAAACTGGATGCAGCGAAAGGTGTCTACGAGATGAGCTGCCGAAATGTCTTCCTCATCGAGGAAAAGCTGCCGCTGCATGCGGTGGCCATGTACTATCACTCGCTCTTCGTTGGCAACCAATTGCCCGCCACTGCGCCCAGGATATATGCGCCCCTTTTCCTGTTCGAGTCAATCGTCTATCTGGCGGAAGTGCTGCTCAAACAGCAAGAGCCACCGCTGCAGTATTGCGGCCTTCGATTAGTGGAGCATCTTTTGAGCACCCTGGTCGATCCGGTGCCCTCAAGTTCCCTTCACTTGGATGTTCACAAGCGCTTTTGCGAAGCCCTGTGCAAGATTGTAGGCTACTCGCCGCAAGTCGCCCTCCGCCAGCTGGGACTGCATGTGTTGCGGCAATATGTGCTGGTCTTCGATGACCACGGAAAGTATCTCATCCTCAAAAATCTGCTGGAGACGCTGCAGCACGACGGACTGATGGGTTACCTCGGGGGAATGTACAAGGATCTGGTGGATAAGGCCCTAGACGAATCCGGCCCCTTGCCAGAGGTCTATAGCGGAAAGATGTTCCGCgagatgctgctgctgtgcgtCTGTGTGCTGCCCCATGACGTTAAATCCGATCTGCTCCTGCACGCCGATCGCCTGTGTCACGCTCTCAACATTCTGCGTTACTTTGCGGTGAGGGACAAAAAGGATGTCACCGGATTCTGGCAATCTCTGCCGGACATCGTTAAAAGGTTGCTAGATCCCCTGGGCAAAGCGCTCAACTTCTCGATGGCCCACTACAAGGCGTACAAGGAGCGTGTGGAAAAGGGCCAGAGCGCTTCGGACGATGAACTGATGCAGCGACAGCTCAACATGCTGGCCGTGAACATAACCAACAGCGGTATGGCCGGCGGCGACGGGGACAGCCGTCTGCCGGACATTGGACGCCAGGAGAAGCTCGATGTGCTGGCCAGCTCGATCACCAGTCTGGAAACCCTGCAATCGTTGTATCTGATTGCCAGTGAGAAACTCGAACAGTCCGCCAGCCTACGTCGTAACGCCACTCCAACAGAATcttag
- the LOC128255846 gene encoding diacylglycerol O-acyltransferase 2, with the protein MKIEWAPIGVPMERRRQTFAMAFLIFFCLTVSLGSYILVAALLIYGGLWWRTLVIIYLVYVYVDHRRTHSIMEGNGWKIIRNNWLFRHYRDYFPVQLVKTAELPPNKNYILASFPHGILGTGISINMGVDISKWLELFPQVRPKVATLDQNFLTPIGRGLLRAWGLVSVSKEALVYLLTKSNDPKHKDNRDGFTSNAVAILVGGAQEALDSHPGKYILTLKDRKGFVKMAIRTGSSIVPTFSFGEVDIIDQVANPPNSAVRRFQDFVKKFTGISPMIPVGRGIFNYTFGILPNRRRIVQVVGAPIDVIKSDQPDAAYVDKIHQQVIDDLEKMFAKYKDQYIPNVKQKKLIIH; encoded by the exons ATGAAAATCGAGTGGGCTCCCATCGGAGTTCCCATGGAGCGGCGTCGTCAGACGTTTGCCATGGCATTCCTAATCTTTTTCTGCCTGACAGTATCCCTAGGATCCTATATTCTAGTTGCTGCCCTGCtg ATCTATGGTGGTCTATGGTGGCGCACCTTGGTGATCATTTACTTGGTATACGTCTATGTGGATCACAGAAGAACCCACTCCATTATGGAAGGCAACGG GTGGAAGATTATCCGCAATAACTGGCTGTTTCGGCACTATCGGGACTACTTTCCCGTGCAGCTAGTCAAAACCGCTGAGCTACCCCCGAATAAGAACTACATTTTGGCCAGCTTTCCCCACGGAATTCTGGG GACTGGCATTTCCATCAACATGGGTGTTGACATCTCCAAGTGGTTGGAACTATTCCCGCAAGTCAGGCCCAAGGTGGCTACATTGGATCAGAACTTCCTGACACCCATTGGACGTGGACTCTTGCGAGCATGGGGCTTGGTTTCGGTGTCCAAAGAGGCTTTGGTATATTTGCTAACCAAGTCGAACGATCCCAAGCACAAAGACAATCGCGACGGGTTCACTTCCAACGCGGTGGCTATTCTGGTAGGTGGTGCCCAGGAGGCACTGGACTCGCACCCTGGTAAATACATCTTAACCCTCAAGGATCGCAAGGGTTTCGTGAAAATGGCCATTCGAACGGG tTCATCGATTGTGCCCACATTTTCCTTTGGCGAGGTGGACATTATAGATCAAGTGGCTAACCCCCCCAACTCTGCGGTTCGTCGCTTCCAGGATTTTGTGAAGAAGTTTACGGGAATTTCACCGATGATTCCTGTGGGTCGTGGCATCTTCAACTACACTTTTGGCATCCTACCCAACCGTCGACGTATTGTTCAAGTTG ttGGAGCCCCCATCGATGTGATAAAATCCGATCAGCCGGACGCTGCATATGTGGATAAGATTCACCAACAGGTTATCGACGATCTGGAGAAGATGTTTGCTAAGTACAAAGATCAATACATTCCAAACGTGAAACAGAAGAAGCTAATTATTCACTAG
- the LOC128255710 gene encoding uncharacterized protein LOC128255710 has protein sequence MCIHCCRLRRTPCPPIPYSCPHCPVRTISSCCPLGSRPLAANPFMRDTLSPRWLEVNRRVIYALANSLERSPEAAHYMLLRLLYANYGKVMMISQKRRSFKVPLSGFPDQDLFSSSDLFDGNGYLSNPMAPETLGKLLRMMQDYIFRLRALNLKYKWFENGDDLRDILHLLGEQDELVRLLRGLFGDSVVVPIPKLLRALNELEFSNLFGKCKKQSEPWLVRSISDLYSEVTEPKKSIMISPVAKDTKFGSPQSVQSSDTSALGPTHSKNRRPTPTTNLRRCGVPEYATTKSRGPTNRPKKIVEFGSNKPMNRTAEPNIY, from the coding sequence ATGTGCATCCACTGCTGCCGCCTGCGCCGGACACCATGTCCGCCGATTCCGTACAGCTGTCCCCACTGTCCGGTGCGCACCATCTCCAGCTGCTGTCCCCTGGGCAGTCGTCCCTTAGCCGCGAACCCCTTCATGAGGGACACGTTGTCACCTCGGTGGCTGGAGGTGAACCGTCGGGTCATTTACGCCCTGGCCAACAGTTTGGAGCGGTCCCCAGAAGCAGCTCATTACATGTTGTTACGCCTGCTGTATGCCAACTATGGAAAAGTGATGATGATATCCCAAAAACGCAGGAGTTTCAAAGTGCCGTTGAGCGGCTTTCCGGATCAGGACCTCTTCTCCTCCAGCGACCTTTTCGATGGTAATGGTTACTTGTCCAATCCCATGGCACCAGAGACTTTAGGAAAGCTGCTCCGCATGATGCAGGACTACATCTTCCGGCTGAGAGCACTTAATCTCAAGTACAAGTGGTTCGAAAATGGCGACGACCTCAGAGACATACTGCACCTGTTGGGAGAACAAGATGAACTGGTGAGACTGTTAAGGGGACTTTTTGGGGACAGCGTTGTGGTGCCCATTCCAAAACTTCTTAGAGCTCTCAACGAGCTGGAGTTCAGTAATTTATTTGGCAAATGTAAGAAGCAATCCGAACCGTGGTTAGTGAGAAGTATATCCGATCTCTATTCGGAAGTAACGGAACCCAAGAAATCAATAATGATATCACCAGTCGCTAAGGACACTAAATTTGGTTCCCCGCAATCAGTTCAGAGTTCAGATACCAGTGCCCTGGGACCAACCCATTCCAAAAATAGAAGACCCACACCCACAACCAATCTTCGCCGATGCGGAGTTCCGGAATacgcaacaacaaaatcgagAGGACCAACTAATAGGCCCAAGAAAATCGTAGAATTTGGATCTAATAAGCCAATGAATAGGACAGCCGaaccaaatatatattaa
- the LOC128255830 gene encoding tyrosine-protein kinase receptor torso: MLIFYAKYAFLFWFFVGSNQGEILLMDQITHDEMLLNVTACTQNCLETGTKDFRGCFKDCKVNGTAPGALRKVQDNFQMQMLCRTESELVFQIDWVQHSRGNGSAPNVTYIIKVNAVKEDITGAKLYLSDENILILPGLESNSSHNITALAVHGDGSYSLIAKEQSFATLIRGYQPSKMGAVSLLRFVPQPNDLHHIAAEIEWKPSAERNCFFDMVSYSTNSVNLGDPKEVWFRDQKKLYKHTLHNLEFDKHYLVGVKTVNKLNGLESALQWLTVIAPSCLDWHPFNYTLCAPYKPENLSVMQEQYLPNTLALNISWARPSHLPDSYTLRIFDLFKGSKEVNFTLHPNSSHFFVPRITVLGSRFEVHLVAQSTGGKNATDLTLDKIAREVWLSEGNLVKLVLFIIVPICCIFMLCSLTFCRRNRTDAHALQLEAKDAKATDFHLSLMDSSGLLVTLSANESLEVMDELEVEPHSVLLQDVLGEGAFGLVRRGIYKKRQVAVKLLKDEPNDEDVYAFKCEIQMLKAVGKHPNIVGIVGYSTRFSNRMMLLIEYCSLGSLQSFLREEWKIRQEQCAVGLKKNLGQSVDKRRLHRPTRSPIHALIEDINSSMLSTVEEESETDRTQTSGRVETYTLTRVTNAADNKGYGLEDIENIGGSHVPKVLEDCRKESKQEQRPQLKKEPKQQDSEFECKKRTFENKEYFDCLDSAHSEPRVPLKYADLLDIAQQVAVGMEYLAQNKVVHRDLAARNVLISLDRSIKIADFGLSRDVYHENVYRKSGGSGKLPIKWLALESLTHQVYTSQSDVWSFGVLLYEITTLGGMPYPSVSPSDLLQLLRQGHRMKQPEGCTDEMFTLMKSCWSSVPSHRPTFSGLKQRLGAMISAENDVPERLKQLQAANETKVKSSDHLHSQVEQLPCEEAPYLEPLN; encoded by the exons atgctGATTTTCTATGCGAAATACGCGTTTCTCTTTTGGTTTTTCGTGGGAAGCAATCAAGGTGAAATTCTGCTGATGGACCAAATCACCCACGATGAGATGCTGCTCAATGTGACCGCCTGCACCCAGAACTGCCTGGAAACGGGCACCAAA GACTTTCGGGGATGTTTCAAGGACTGCAAAGTTAATGGAACCGCTCCTGGAGCCCTACGCAAAGTGCAGGACAACTTCCAGATGCAGATGCTATGTCGCACGGAGTCGGAGTTAGTTTTCCAAATAGACTGGGTTCAGCACAGCAGGGGAAATGGGTCGGCTCCAAATGTCACATACATAATCAAGGTGAATGCTGTCAAGGAGGATATCACAGGGGCCAAACTCTACTTG TCCGATGAGAACATTCTTATCTTGCCGGGCTTGGAGTCCAACTCCAGCCACAACATCACCGCTCTGGCGGTCCATGGGGATGGTAGCTACTCACTGATAGCCAAGGAGCAGAGCTTCGCCACCCTCATACGGGGATATCAACCCAGCAAAATGGGAGCCGTGAGTCTGCTGCGATTTGTGCCCCAGCCAAATGACCTGCACCACATTGCTGCCGAGATTGAGTGGAAGCCTTCGGCGG AACGCAACTGCTTCTTTGACATGGTGTCCTATTCAACCAACAGCGTGAACTTGGGCGATCCGAAAGAGGTTTGGTTCCGCGAT CAAAAGAAGCTGTACAAGCACACACTGCACAACTTGGAGTTCGACAAACACTATCTGGTGGGTGTGAAAACGGTCAACAAACTGAATGGTCTGGAGAGCGCTTTGCAATGGCTGACGGTGATCGCTCCCAGCTGCTTGGATTGGCATCCCTTCAACTACACACTCTGCG CGCCTTACAAGCCGGAGAATCTGAGTGTGATGCAGGAGCAGTATCTGCCGAATACCTTGGCTCTGAATATCAGCTGGGCGCGACCCAGTCACCTCCCCGATAGCTACACACTACGCATCTTCGATCTGTTCAAGGGAAGCAAGGAAGTGAACTTCACCCTCCACCCGAACAGCAGCCACTTCTTCGTACCCAGGATCACGGTGCTGGGCTCCCGTTTCGAGGTTCATTTGGTGGCACAATCGACTGGCGGCAAGAACGCCACCGACTTGACCCTGGACAAAATAGCGCGGGAAGTCTGGCTAAGTG AGGGCAATCTGGTCAAACTGGTGCTCTTCATTATTGTGCCCATATGCTGCATTTTCATGCTGTGCTCCCTGACCTTCTGCAGACGGAATCGGACGGATGCTCACGCCTTGCAGTTGGAAGCCAAGGATGCCAAGGCCACTGACTTTCACCTCTCGCTGATGGACAGCAGCGGCCTGCTGGTCACCCTGTCGGCCAACGAGAGCCTGGAAGTAATGGACGAGCTGGAGGTCGAGCCCCACTCGGTGCTCCTCCAAGATGTCCTGGGCGAGGGCGCCTTCGGTTTGGTGCGTCGCGGAATCTACAAGAAGCGCCAAGTGGCCGTCAAATTGTTGAAAG ATGAGCCCAATGATGAGGACGTGTACGCGTTCAAATGCGAGATACAAATGCTCAAGGCCGTGGGAAAGCATCCAAATATCGTGGGAATCGTTGGATACTCCACACGCTTTAGCAACCGAATGATGTTGCTAATTGAGTATTGCAGCCTAGGAAGTCTGCAGAGTTTCTTACG CGAGGAGTGGAAGATCCGACAGGAGCAGTGTGCCGTTGGCCTCAAGAAGAACCTTGGGCAGAGTGTAGACAAACGACGGCTCCACCGACCCACCCGTAGTCCCATCCATGCTCTCATTGAGGACATCAACAGCTCCATGCTGTCCACGGTGGAGGAGGAGAGTGAAACGGATCGGACCCAGACAAGCGGACGGGTGGAGACCTACACACTCACGCGAGTCACCAATGCAGCCGACAACAAGGGTTATGGACTGGAGGATATCGAAAACATCGGAGGTAGTCATGTTCCAAAAGTCTTAGAGGATTGTAGGAAGGAGTCAAAACAGGAGCAAAGACCGCAGCTGAAGAAAGAGCCCAAACAGCAGGACTCCGAGTTCGAGTGCAAGAAGCGAACCTTTGAGAACAAGGAGTATTTTGATTGCCTAGACTCAGCACATTCCGAGCCAAGAGTGCCACTAAAATACGCAGATTTGCTGGACATTGCCCAACAGGTGGCGGTGGGGATG GAGTACCTGGCCCAGAACAAAGTTGTGCATCGGGATCTGGCCGCTCGTAATGTGCTGATCTCCCTAGATCGCAGCATTAAGATTGCGGATTTTGG CCTAAGTCGGGATGTCTACCATGAGAACGTGTACCGAAAGTCCGGAGGAAGTGGCAAGCTGCCCATTAAGTGGCTGGCCCTGGAGTCACTCACCCACCAGGTGTACACCAGCCAGAGCGATGT CTGGTCCTTTGGGGTGCTGCTCTATGAGATCACCACGCTCGGCGGAATGCCGTACCCATCGGTGTCTCCCAGTGATCTCCTGCAGCTGCTGCGACAAGGTCACCGGATGAAGCAACCTGAGGGATGTACGGATGAAAT GTTCACTTTGATGAAGAGTTGCTGGAGTTCCGTGCCCTCACACAGACCCACATTTTCCGGCCTGAAACAAAGACTTGGAGCAATGATTTCGGCAGAGAACGATGTGCCGGAACGGCTTAAACAACTGCAAGCTGCAAATGAAACAAAAGTGAAGTCCAGTGACCATCTCCACAG TCAAGTGGAGCAACTGCCCTGTGAGGAGGCGCCATACCTGGAGCCCTTAAATTAA
- the LOC128255775 gene encoding ubiquinone biosynthesis protein COQ9, mitochondrial: MANVRCLHKLIRLQKLLMPLNAQSSRLAPLQPRPLTFLLARSYAKDEKTTNLDDFRAREEQRERERDAADEAAAKATQKESGAGGGVGGVGATGSGGQQDDAKQAKVDAIRAKILDAALQHVPQQGWSRQAIVLGAEESGYPSVVHGMFPEGGFALVSHFNGKCNAQLVESLQQRTDGGKQAVEDPLDFLVQAVRQRLEMVTPYKQQWPQAMALMAQPQHAPTALAQVLTLVDDICYYSGDRSVDFGWYTRRVGLATIMKMTELYFLQDTSQGHTQTWEFLKNRMDEAVQLQIMLSQTEGMTHTFQRSFNSAFITARNILGLGYNRN, encoded by the exons ATGGCAAATGTGCGCTGTTTGCACAAGCTAATCCGCCTGCAGAAGCTCCTGATGCCACTCA ATGCACAAAGCTCCCGCTTGGCTCCATTGCAGCCCCGACCATTGACTTTCCTGCTAGCAAGGAGCTATGCCAAGGATGAGAAGACCACCAACCTAGACGATTTTCGGGCACGAGAGGAGCAGCGTGAAAGGGAGCGGGATGCGGCCGACGAGGCGGCTGCAAAGGCCACGCAAAAAGAGTCGGGGGCAGGCGGTGGAGTAGGAGGTGTGGGAGCAACAGGATCGGGTGGCCAgcaggatgatgccaagcaGGCCAAGGTGGATGCCATAAGGGCAAAGATCCTGGACGCCGCCCTGCAGCATGTGCCCCAGCAGGGTTGGTCGCGCCAGGCCATCGTCCTGGGTGCCGAGGAGAGTGGCTATCCCAGCGTGGTGCACGGCATGTTCCCCGAGGGTGGCTTCGCCCTGGTCTCCCACTTCAACGGCAAGTGCAACGCGCAGCTGGTGGAGAGCTTGCAGCAACGGACAGATGGCGGAAAGCAGGCCGTGGAGGACCCGCTGGATTTTCTGGTGCAAGCGGTGCGCCAGCGCCTGGAAATGGTCACCCCCTACAAGCAGCAGTGGCCCCAGGCGATGGCTTTGATGGCCCAACCGCAGCATGCACCCACCGCCCTGGCCCAGGTGCTCACCCTGGTGGACGACATCTGCTACTACTCCGGTGATAGATCCGTGGAC TTCGGCTGGTACACTAGACGCGTGGGTCTGGCGACCATCATGAAGATGACCGAGCTCTACTTTCTGCAGGACACCTCCCAAGGACACACGCAGACCTGGGAGTTCCTCAAGAACCGCATGGACGAGGCCGTGCAGCTGCAAATAATGCTATCGCAGACGGAGGGCATGACGCACACGTTCCAACGTTCCTTTAACTCGGCGTTCATAACG GCGCGTAATATACTCGGTCTGGGCTATAATCGTAATTAG
- the LOC128255838 gene encoding diacylglycerol O-acyltransferase 2 yields the protein MKIEWAPLRVPLERRMQILVTALFTSMLLILLSVSFLLVAGSLIYGGLLLRSLMLIYLAYVYVHHKKTQSVVDGNGWMITRTNRLHRHYRDYFPVELVKTAELPANKNYILASFPHGILGTGIGINMGVEISKWLELFPHVRPKVGTLDQHFHVPFMREVLRCWGLVSVSKEALIRMLSKSNDPKHKDNGDGFTSNAVAILVGGAQEAMDSHPGEYILTLKNRKGFVRLAIQTGSSIVPSFSFGEVDIFDQVANPPDSLLRRIQNVVKKLTGVSPLIPVGRGFFNYTFGFLPFRRRIVQVVGSPIDIVQSDQPDPEYVDKVHGQVIEALEKLFDQCKDKYLQNPKSAKLVFQ from the exons ATGAAGATCGAATGGGCACCCCTTCGAGTTCCTCTGGAGCGCCGAATGCAGATTCTAGTTACTGCCTTGTTCACCTCCATGCTCCTGATATTATTATCCGTTTCGTTTTTGTTAGTAGCTGGTTCGCTG ATCTATGGAGGTCTTCTTCTGCGTAGCTTAATGCTCATTTACTTGGCTTATGTCTATGTGCATCACAAGAAAACCCAATCTGTGGTGGATGGCAATGG CTGGATGATAACACGCACCAACCGTTTACATCGCCACTATCGCGACTACTTTCCCGTGGAGTTGGTGAAAACTGCCGAACTGCCAGCGAACAAGAACTACATCTTGGCCAGCTTTCCCCACGGAATTCTGGG AACGGGCATAGGAATCAACATGGGCGTGGAAATCTCCAAGTGGCTGGAGCTGTTCCCCCATGTTAGACCCAAGGTGGGCACTCTCGACCAGCACTTCCATGTGCCCTTTATGCGAGAGGTCCTGCGTTGCTGGGGCTTGGTGTCCGTATCCAAGGAGGCCTTGATCCGCATGCTCAGCAAGTCGAACGATCCCAAGCACAAGGACAATGGCGATGGATTTACATCAAATGCGGTGGCCATACTGGTGGGTGGTGCGCAGGAGGCAATGGATTCCCACCCTGGAGAGTACATTTTGACACTGAAGAATAGGAAGGGTTTCGTAAGACTTGCCATTCAAACGGG TTCATCGATTGTACCCTCGTTTTCCTTCGGCGAGGTGGACATTTTCGATCAGGTGGCTAATCCTCCGGACTCCTTACTCCGTCGCATACAGAATGTGGTGAAGAAACTTACCGGCGTTTCTCCGTTGATTCCAGTGGGTCGTGGTTTCTTCAACTACACCTTTGGCTTTCTGCCATTCCGACGACGCATTGTCCAAGTTG TTGGCTCTCCCATTGATATTGTGCAGAGCGATCAGCCCGATCCAGAGTATGTGGACAAAGTTCATGGACAGGTTATTGAGGCCCTGGAGAAATTGTTCGATCAGTGCAAGGACAAATATTTACAGAACCCAAAGAGTGCCAAACTGGTGTTtcagtaa